From Pararhodobacter zhoushanensis, the proteins below share one genomic window:
- a CDS encoding AAA family ATPase, which yields MPTLIALAGLPGTGKTSIAQALTRRMGAVLLRIDAIDAAIWQVDPAREGQGESYLIAGAIAVSNLGLGLSVISDCVNPWPVTRDVFLTAAAQAGARHLGVELICSDPVEHRRRVQSRISDLPGFRVPSWPEVLARDYLPWCDADLQIDTARTSISDAVTRIAQALG from the coding sequence GTGCCGACCTTGATTGCCCTCGCCGGTTTGCCCGGCACCGGGAAAACCAGCATTGCGCAGGCGCTTACCCGCCGCATGGGGGCGGTGTTGCTGCGCATCGACGCGATTGACGCGGCGATCTGGCAGGTTGATCCGGCGCGGGAAGGGCAGGGCGAAAGCTATCTGATCGCCGGGGCCATCGCCGTCTCCAACCTTGGGCTGGGGCTGAGCGTCATCAGCGATTGCGTGAACCCGTGGCCGGTGACGCGCGACGTCTTCCTGACCGCCGCCGCGCAGGCGGGCGCGCGGCATCTGGGAGTAGAGCTGATCTGCTCGGATCCGGTGGAACACCGCCGCCGCGTGCAATCCCGCATCTCGGATCTGCCCGGGTTCCGCGTTCCCAGCTGGCCCGAGGTGCTGGCGCGCGACTACCTGCCATGGTGCGATGCCGATCTGCAGATCGACACCGCCCGCACGTCGATCAGCGATGCGGTGACCCGGATCGCGCAGGCGCTAGGCTAA